In Aliarcobacter faecis, a genomic segment contains:
- a CDS encoding DMT family transporter, producing the protein MTLQTKGILFAIISAIAYGTNPLGALMLYSEGLNVNSVIFYRFSFAVITLLCFMLFRKISFKISLKELSILLFLGFLFGVSALSLFNSFLYMDAGLASTILFTYPIFVAIIMALFFKEKNSTITILSIIFAFLGVVLLYKGDGANISSFGVFLVFISSLCYAIYIVIINQYLKMEALKVTFYSMLFCTLTIFIHSFFKESSNIMPLVNFNMWFYTLFLALIPTIISLLLLVKSIQIIGSTSASILGALEPLTAVIIGVLIFGEKISFALIIGIFLILFGVFLIVLKDYLEKIFKIRG; encoded by the coding sequence TTGACACTACAAACAAAAGGGATTCTTTTTGCAATAATCTCAGCAATAGCTTATGGTACAAATCCATTAGGAGCTTTGATGCTATATAGTGAGGGTTTAAATGTAAACTCTGTAATATTTTATAGATTTAGTTTTGCTGTTATAACTTTATTATGTTTTATGCTATTTCGTAAAATATCTTTTAAAATATCATTAAAAGAGCTATCTATTTTACTATTTTTGGGATTTCTATTTGGAGTTTCAGCATTGAGCCTTTTTAACTCATTTTTATATATGGATGCTGGGCTTGCTTCAACAATCTTATTTACCTATCCAATCTTTGTAGCAATAATTATGGCTCTATTTTTTAAAGAGAAAAACTCAACAATTACTATTTTATCTATAATTTTTGCTTTTTTAGGAGTGGTTTTACTTTATAAAGGTGATGGAGCAAATATTAGCTCTTTTGGAGTTTTTTTAGTATTTATATCATCTTTATGTTATGCAATTTATATTGTAATAATAAATCAATATCTAAAAATGGAAGCTTTAAAAGTTACTTTTTACTCTATGCTTTTTTGTACCCTTACAATATTTATTCACTCATTTTTTAAAGAGAGCTCAAATATTATGCCTTTAGTAAACTTTAATATGTGGTTTTATACCCTATTTTTAGCACTTATTCCAACAATTATATCTTTACTTCTTCTAGTTAAATCAATTCAAATTATAGGTTCAACTAGTGCATCTATTTTAGGAGCATTAGAACCATTAACAGCGGTTATAATTGGAGTTCTAATATTTGGAGAAAAGATATCGTTTGCTTTGATTATAGGAATATTTTTAATACTTTTTGGAGTTTTTTTAATAGTCTTAAAAGATTATTTGGAAAAAATATTTAAAATAAGAGGTTAA
- the ybaK gene encoding Cys-tRNA(Pro) deacylase: MTPAINLLKKYKYDFKIHKYDHDPACTNFGNEAVEKLGLNANQVYKTLLVELSPKELVVCVLPVANQLSLKEVATIFEVKKAQMALKDEAQKVTGYLLGGISPLGQKRVLRTVLDESVRDFKTIFISGGKRGLDIEVNPKDLEEILKAKVGRITL; encoded by the coding sequence ATGACACCAGCAATTAATCTATTAAAAAAATATAAATATGATTTTAAAATACACAAATATGACCATGACCCAGCTTGTACAAATTTTGGAAATGAAGCAGTTGAAAAGCTAGGGCTAAATGCAAACCAAGTTTATAAAACTTTGCTTGTAGAATTAAGTCCAAAAGAGTTGGTTGTTTGTGTTTTACCTGTTGCAAATCAATTAAGTTTAAAAGAAGTTGCAACTATTTTTGAAGTAAAAAAAGCACAAATGGCTTTAAAAGATGAAGCACAAAAAGTAACTGGATATTTGCTTGGAGGGATTTCTCCTTTAGGACAAAAGAGAGTTTTACGAACAGTTTTAGATGAAAGTGTAAGAGATTTTAAGACGATTTTTATAAGTGGTGGAAAAAGAGGATTGGATATTGAAGTAAATCCAAAAGATTTAGAAGAGATTTTAAAAGCAAAAGTTGGTAGAATAACTTTATAA